In Pelosinus sp. UFO1, one genomic interval encodes:
- a CDS encoding glycosyltransferase family 9 protein: protein MSKEILIIRLSSIGDVIHCTPVARSLKAAWPDCRITWLVGEVSADLLRENPYIDEIIVWSREKFEKKLKAFQFKEASEMWRELRSKLQKKEFYAALDIHGLFLTGMIMREVKTTRRIGMRDARELNPHFMTKTGKSLGKHITDKYLGVLSCLGIQSVDHRMSLSIPEDAKAFAKRFLSDHAVLAHEKIVILIIGTTWPTKNWPPAFFIEAVKLLAKDFRIIMCGGKGELNIGKDIEGQAGVKVVNAIGQTGLLEMAALIEQASVLVAGDTGPLHMAGALGVPTVGIFGPTDPSTYAPLGEQNAIVSSQLSCNYCHKQRCPKGEASCMNSITPQSVVQKVYDVAR from the coding sequence GTGTCCAAGGAAATATTAATTATTCGATTAAGCTCTATTGGCGATGTCATACATTGTACGCCAGTGGCAAGATCTTTGAAAGCAGCTTGGCCAGATTGTAGAATCACCTGGCTTGTTGGGGAGGTTTCAGCGGATCTTTTGAGAGAGAATCCTTACATAGATGAAATTATAGTTTGGTCTAGGGAAAAGTTTGAAAAGAAGTTAAAAGCATTCCAGTTTAAGGAAGCTTCTGAGATGTGGCGTGAATTAAGAAGTAAATTACAAAAAAAAGAATTTTATGCGGCTCTTGATATACATGGCTTATTTTTAACCGGGATGATAATGAGAGAGGTAAAAACAACAAGACGTATTGGTATGAGGGATGCAAGAGAATTAAACCCTCATTTTATGACTAAGACGGGCAAATCGCTAGGCAAACATATTACAGATAAGTATCTTGGTGTTCTATCTTGTTTGGGAATCCAATCAGTGGATCATAGGATGAGCCTTAGTATACCAGAAGACGCTAAGGCATTTGCCAAAAGGTTTTTGTCGGATCATGCTGTGCTTGCACATGAAAAAATTGTAATATTAATTATCGGAACGACTTGGCCCACAAAAAATTGGCCGCCAGCTTTTTTTATAGAAGCTGTGAAACTTCTAGCAAAGGATTTTAGAATTATTATGTGCGGTGGCAAGGGAGAATTGAATATCGGCAAAGATATTGAGGGCCAAGCAGGTGTAAAAGTTGTGAATGCGATTGGCCAAACAGGTTTACTGGAGATGGCAGCTTTAATCGAGCAAGCTTCCGTCCTAGTAGCAGGAGATACAGGACCTCTTCATATGGCAGGGGCACTTGGAGTACCAACCGTAGGGATATTTGGACCAACAGATCCATCTACATATGCACCCCTAGGTGAGCAAAATGCAATCGTTTCTAGTCAACTGTCCTGCAATTATTGTCATAAGCAAAGGTGCCCTAAGGGGGAGGCAAGTTGTATGAACAGCATTACCCCTCAGAGTGTAGTTCAAAAAGTGTATGATGTCGCTAGATAA
- a CDS encoding BglG family transcription antiterminator, with amino-acid sequence MQDNKMNSRMKKILLRICAEDKYVTISAIAKELGVSAKTILRELQEVEDWLISKGCSLSKKTGAGIKVNGSHDRKTMILEILKGEKEESLYSPKERQIVIVSELLQNQESVKLYNFTKILKVTEGTISNDLDKVEQWFKKQGITLVRKPGLGVYIEGPETNIRKAMVHFIYENIEEDQLLGVIRNSLVKSTNQATDIETKTRRRLLNLIDKEVIHKLESSIHEAEEKMEHKLADSAYVGLIVHLALAVQRIRKNEEITIDQEFLQELKRYPEYLVATDMVASIAKNFGINIPESEIGYITMHIRGSKNRNDYIKDSSKVVGNFELVKISKEIIKIAERETGRLLVQNENLLVGLVNHLGPAISRLKMNLDIRNPFLEEIKKFYPELVAISRKCAVVVEKQLNIIMPDSEIAYIAMHLGAAIETGKRLPKPVYRCAIACSTGMGTSRLLATKIEKEYDNIQIVEIISTIHIEETRLREKKIDFIISTVSIDYCSIPVVTVNPLLFEEDKNRINSQMKLLINKVEYYPSKNVDGIRFEDKLHVLQQYAAAILEILEHFFLIKDYESKTIEEMIQGVSSLLGTNDEMVSQLAAALQDREEKGGTFITGHGFVLLHCRTEAVKKLHFGVVQNAKQIYAMNGKGQKEEVTLGIIMIAPEKSSEHAIETISHLSKMLVERPDFIRLLQEGAEKDAVREVSNVLEEFYWMKNKNLMGV; translated from the coding sequence ATGCAAGATAATAAAATGAATTCACGGATGAAAAAAATCTTGCTTAGAATTTGTGCAGAAGATAAGTATGTAACGATTTCTGCCATTGCCAAAGAATTAGGTGTGAGTGCAAAAACAATTTTAAGAGAATTACAAGAAGTGGAAGATTGGCTTATTTCTAAAGGATGTAGTCTGAGTAAAAAGACAGGGGCAGGTATTAAGGTAAATGGTAGTCACGATAGAAAGACAATGATTCTTGAGATTCTAAAAGGGGAAAAAGAAGAGAGTTTATATTCTCCAAAAGAAAGACAAATCGTGATTGTTAGTGAATTATTGCAGAATCAAGAATCAGTTAAGTTATATAATTTTACTAAAATATTAAAAGTAACCGAAGGAACAATTAGTAACGATTTAGATAAGGTAGAACAGTGGTTTAAAAAACAAGGAATTACGTTGGTCAGAAAACCTGGTTTAGGGGTTTATATTGAAGGCCCCGAAACTAATATTCGAAAAGCTATGGTGCATTTTATTTATGAGAATATCGAAGAAGATCAATTACTAGGAGTTATACGAAATAGCTTAGTGAAATCGACGAATCAAGCAACGGATATTGAAACAAAAACTCGTAGAAGATTACTAAACCTAATTGATAAAGAAGTGATTCATAAATTAGAATCGTCGATACATGAAGCAGAAGAAAAAATGGAGCATAAGCTAGCGGACAGTGCTTATGTAGGGTTAATTGTTCATTTAGCGCTTGCTGTGCAAAGAATCAGAAAAAATGAAGAAATTACAATTGATCAAGAGTTTTTGCAAGAATTAAAAAGATATCCTGAGTACTTGGTGGCAACAGATATGGTAGCTAGTATCGCAAAAAATTTTGGCATTAATATCCCAGAATCTGAAATTGGCTATATTACAATGCATATTAGAGGTTCAAAAAACCGGAATGATTATATAAAAGATAGTAGCAAGGTTGTCGGTAATTTTGAATTGGTTAAGATCTCAAAAGAAATCATTAAAATTGCGGAAAGAGAAACAGGGCGTTTATTAGTCCAAAATGAAAATTTACTTGTCGGTTTAGTAAATCACTTGGGGCCAGCAATTAGTCGATTAAAAATGAACTTAGATATTCGAAATCCTTTTTTGGAAGAAATTAAAAAGTTCTATCCTGAATTAGTTGCCATTAGTAGAAAATGTGCTGTCGTTGTTGAAAAACAATTAAATATTATTATGCCTGACTCTGAGATTGCTTATATCGCAATGCACCTAGGAGCAGCTATCGAAACGGGTAAAAGGTTGCCAAAACCTGTATACCGTTGTGCCATTGCTTGCTCAACTGGTATGGGGACGTCTAGATTACTGGCAACAAAGATAGAAAAGGAGTACGACAACATTCAAATAGTAGAGATTATTTCTACTATTCACATTGAAGAAACAAGGCTAAGAGAGAAAAAAATTGACTTCATTATTTCAACGGTTTCGATTGATTATTGTTCTATTCCAGTAGTAACTGTCAATCCGTTACTCTTTGAAGAAGATAAAAATAGAATTAACAGCCAAATGAAATTGCTAATCAATAAGGTGGAGTATTATCCTAGTAAAAATGTTGATGGAATTAGATTTGAAGATAAGCTGCATGTACTGCAACAATATGCCGCAGCAATTCTTGAAATTCTAGAACATTTTTTCCTAATTAAAGACTATGAATCGAAAACGATAGAAGAAATGATTCAGGGGGTAAGTTCCTTATTAGGCACAAATGATGAAATGGTAAGCCAGTTAGCTGCTGCTTTACAAGACAGAGAAGAAAAGGGTGGCACTTTTATTACAGGACATGGCTTTGTCCTACTTCATTGCCGGACAGAAGCAGTGAAAAAACTACACTTTGGTGTAGTGCAGAATGCAAAACAAATTTATGCAATGAATGGAAAAGGACAAAAAGAAGAAGTTACACTAGGGATTATTATGATAGCACCAGAAAAAAGTAGTGAGCATGCGATAGAAACAATAAGTCATCTTAGTAAGATGCTTGTAGAGAGACCTGATTTTATCAGGCTGCTACAAGAAGGAGCAGAGAAAGACGCAGTTAGAGAAGTAAGCAATGTATTAGAAGAATTTTATTGGATGAAAAATAAGAATCTTATGGGGGTATAA
- a CDS encoding PTS mannitol transporter subunit IICBA: MGEGRIQEKVQKFGRFLSGMVMPNIGAFIAWGLITALFIPTGWLPNEYLSKLVGPMIIYLLPLLIGYTGGKMVSDSRGGVLGAIATIGVIVGVDIPMFIGAMIMGPLGGYVIKKFDEAIEGKVPAGFEMLINNFSAGIIGALLALLAYTGIGPVVVALNVVLKNGVESIVNAGLLPLVSLFIEPGKILFLNNAMNHGILSPIGIQQAKEVGKSVFFLLEANPGPGLGILLAYWIFSKGMIKQSAPGAIIIHFLGGIHEIYFPYVLMNPLLLLAVIGGGASGVFTFNLLGAGLVASPSPGSIFAVLAMIPKGGYFAVLTGVLVSTVVSFLIASIFVKQASAKQDDSQLEEARENMKELKGTIVKNDIKRIIFACDAGMGSSAMGATTLRNKFKKAGLDIEVVHCAIEAIPSDAQIVVTHEKLAARAKSKAPNSEHILVRDFIDNHVFETISKRLQPINGSVTIEEAIEDKEDSAILRKSNILLGLKSMERDEVIRMAGSLLYKSGYVNEEYIEAMIEREKDLTTYIGKGIAIPHGVGKAKENIKKSGMVVLQFPEGVSFGDETAYMVIGIAGVGNEHLSILSNIATAINEEDDSMVEVLRTTTDSEYIYNLFHSQS, translated from the coding sequence ATGGGTGAGGGTAGAATACAAGAAAAAGTCCAAAAGTTTGGCCGATTTTTAAGTGGCATGGTAATGCCTAACATTGGAGCGTTTATTGCGTGGGGCTTGATAACAGCCCTTTTTATACCGACAGGCTGGTTGCCTAATGAATATTTAAGCAAACTGGTTGGACCGATGATAATCTATTTACTTCCCCTTCTAATTGGCTACACCGGTGGTAAAATGGTATCTGATAGTCGGGGTGGTGTTCTTGGCGCAATTGCAACCATTGGTGTAATCGTTGGTGTAGATATTCCTATGTTTATTGGTGCCATGATTATGGGGCCTCTTGGTGGCTATGTTATCAAAAAGTTTGATGAGGCGATTGAAGGAAAAGTACCAGCTGGCTTTGAGATGTTAATCAATAACTTCTCAGCAGGTATTATTGGTGCATTACTGGCATTATTAGCTTATACAGGAATTGGGCCCGTGGTTGTAGCTTTAAACGTAGTTCTTAAAAATGGGGTAGAAAGCATTGTAAATGCAGGCTTATTACCGTTAGTCTCCTTGTTTATTGAACCAGGTAAAATATTATTTTTAAATAATGCTATGAATCACGGTATCTTAAGTCCAATTGGCATACAACAAGCAAAAGAAGTGGGAAAATCTGTATTCTTCTTATTAGAAGCCAATCCTGGTCCTGGTCTTGGTATTTTACTCGCTTACTGGATTTTTTCCAAAGGCATGATCAAACAATCGGCACCAGGAGCTATAATTATTCACTTCTTGGGTGGTATCCATGAAATTTATTTCCCTTATGTATTAATGAACCCACTTCTCTTACTTGCTGTTATAGGTGGGGGCGCAAGCGGCGTATTTACGTTTAATCTATTAGGTGCTGGCTTAGTAGCAAGTCCTTCTCCTGGTAGTATCTTTGCAGTGTTGGCTATGATACCAAAAGGTGGTTACTTTGCAGTACTCACCGGGGTCTTGGTATCGACAGTCGTTTCATTTTTAATCGCTTCCATCTTTGTTAAACAAGCTAGTGCAAAACAAGATGATTCTCAATTGGAAGAAGCAAGAGAAAATATGAAAGAACTTAAGGGTACTATTGTTAAAAACGATATTAAAAGAATAATTTTTGCCTGTGATGCAGGGATGGGGTCAAGTGCGATGGGGGCAACCACCTTACGCAACAAATTTAAGAAAGCTGGACTGGATATCGAGGTAGTGCATTGTGCGATTGAAGCTATTCCGAGTGATGCGCAAATCGTCGTCACTCATGAAAAGTTAGCAGCTCGTGCAAAAAGTAAGGCGCCTAATTCTGAACATATATTAGTAAGAGATTTTATCGATAATCATGTTTTTGAAACAATAAGCAAGCGACTACAACCTATAAATGGTTCCGTTACTATAGAGGAAGCTATTGAAGACAAAGAAGACAGTGCAATTTTACGAAAAAGTAATATCCTCTTAGGTTTAAAAAGTATGGAAAGAGATGAAGTCATTCGTATGGCTGGTAGTTTGCTCTATAAGAGTGGTTATGTAAATGAAGAGTATATTGAAGCCATGATTGAAAGAGAAAAGGATCTTACGACCTATATTGGTAAAGGAATTGCCATTCCTCATGGTGTAGGTAAAGCAAAAGAAAATATTAAAAAATCTGGAATGGTTGTCTTGCAGTTCCCAGAAGGAGTTTCCTTTGGTGACGAAACAGCCTATATGGTAATTGGTATCGCAGGTGTAGGAAATGAACACTTGAGTATTCTTTCTAACATTGCTACCGCGATTAATGAAGAAGATGATAGTATGGTAGAGGTACTGAGAACAACAACAGATAGTGAATATATCTATAATTTATTTCATAGTCAAAGTTAG
- the pfkB gene encoding 1-phosphofructokinase translates to MMIITVTLNPAVDKTVEINDLHINRVNRVASARVDAGGKGINVSKVILNLEGESKAIGFLGGRTGTFIKGYLDEMGIANEFVFVKGETRTNLKIVDPTQRTNTDINEIGPDITLEDSKKIDNIISESVNEKAVIVFSGSVPPNVDLATYQKWIQRAKGKGAKAILDADGELLQLGIEAGPYLIKPNIHELERLLARKINSMEDTIDCAKDLMEKYGIEIVVVSMGEKGALFLNKQVTIFAEGIVVDVKSTVGAGDSMVAALAYAIDKGLSFEEAVTLAVAAGTANVMTCGTEPSSLKVIKELEKKVQWKYL, encoded by the coding sequence ATGATGATAATTACTGTTACTTTAAATCCAGCAGTTGATAAAACAGTAGAAATTAATGATCTGCATATAAATAGGGTGAATCGAGTAGCTTCGGCAAGAGTAGATGCAGGAGGCAAAGGGATTAATGTTTCCAAGGTTATCTTGAACTTAGAAGGGGAAAGTAAGGCCATTGGTTTCCTTGGTGGCAGAACAGGAACTTTTATCAAAGGTTATTTAGATGAAATGGGTATTGCCAATGAATTTGTTTTTGTCAAAGGGGAAACTAGGACGAATCTCAAGATTGTAGATCCGACGCAACGTACCAATACTGATATAAATGAAATAGGACCAGATATCACCCTTGAGGATAGCAAAAAAATTGATAATATCATTTCAGAATCTGTCAATGAAAAAGCCGTTATTGTTTTCTCAGGCAGTGTCCCTCCTAATGTAGATCTTGCTACCTATCAAAAGTGGATTCAAAGGGCAAAGGGAAAAGGTGCCAAGGCTATTCTTGATGCAGATGGAGAACTGCTACAGCTGGGAATCGAAGCGGGTCCATATCTGATAAAACCTAATATTCATGAACTAGAAAGACTGCTTGCCAGAAAGATTAATAGCATGGAAGACACAATAGATTGTGCTAAGGATCTTATGGAGAAATACGGTATAGAAATCGTAGTTGTTTCTATGGGAGAGAAGGGGGCCTTGTTTTTAAATAAACAGGTTACTATCTTTGCTGAGGGTATTGTTGTAGATGTGAAAAGCACTGTGGGTGCTGGAGATTCAATGGTAGCTGCCCTTGCTTACGCCATAGATAAAGGACTTTCCTTTGAGGAAGCAGTTACATTGGCTGTTGCTGCTGGCACGGCCAATGTAATGACCTGCGGCACAGAACCTAGTTCTCTTAAGGTAATTAAAGAGCTAGAGAAAAAAGTACAGTGGAAGTATTTGTAA
- a CDS encoding zinc-binding dehydrogenase yields the protein MKTRAVRLYGKKDLRLDEFELPQIKEDEILVQVISDSICMSSYKAAVLASDHKRVPADIAEYPIIIGHEMAGNIVEVGSKWQDQFKVGEKFSMQPALNYKGSMDSPGYSYRYCGGAATYVIMPQEVMELGCLLKYEGESYYEASLAEPMSCIIGSFHANYHTTMGSYEHKMGIAEGGKLAILAGAGPMGLGAIDYALHCDRRPSMIVVTDVDENRLARAESIFSIEEAKENGIELVFVNTKNMADAPGYLRNITGGTGFDDVYVFAPVKPLVEQGDKILGRDGCLNFFAGPTDVNFSGECNFYNVHYNSTHIVGTTGGNTNDMIESLRMTEKKLINPAVMVTHIGGLDSAAEATLKLPDAPAGKKLIYTSINMELTAIADFAELGKENPHYAKLAEITQRNKGLWCTEAEKYLLENWSK from the coding sequence ATGAAAACAAGAGCAGTACGGTTATATGGTAAAAAAGATCTACGGTTAGATGAGTTTGAATTACCCCAAATAAAAGAAGATGAAATATTAGTACAGGTTATTTCCGATAGTATTTGTATGTCGAGCTACAAGGCAGCAGTATTGGCAAGTGATCACAAAAGAGTGCCTGCAGATATCGCCGAATATCCTATTATCATTGGACATGAAATGGCTGGTAATATTGTTGAAGTGGGTTCTAAATGGCAAGATCAATTTAAAGTTGGAGAAAAATTTTCTATGCAGCCAGCTTTGAATTATAAGGGAAGTATGGATTCTCCTGGCTATTCTTACCGATATTGTGGTGGGGCTGCTACCTATGTGATTATGCCTCAGGAAGTTATGGAGCTAGGCTGCTTACTCAAATATGAAGGTGAATCTTATTATGAAGCGTCCTTGGCAGAACCTATGTCTTGTATTATTGGTTCTTTTCATGCCAATTATCACACGACAATGGGCAGCTATGAGCATAAAATGGGAATTGCTGAAGGTGGAAAGCTAGCTATTTTAGCTGGGGCAGGCCCAATGGGACTTGGTGCAATCGATTATGCACTACATTGTGACCGAAGACCAAGCATGATTGTAGTAACGGATGTAGATGAGAACAGACTAGCAAGAGCAGAGAGCATTTTTTCCATAGAAGAAGCGAAGGAAAATGGTATTGAACTTGTTTTTGTAAATACAAAAAATATGGCGGATGCACCTGGATATTTGCGAAATATTACAGGGGGAACTGGGTTTGATGACGTTTATGTGTTTGCTCCAGTAAAACCATTAGTGGAACAAGGCGATAAAATCTTAGGACGAGATGGTTGCTTGAACTTTTTTGCAGGTCCTACAGATGTTAATTTCTCTGGAGAGTGTAATTTTTATAATGTACACTATAATTCCACTCATATTGTTGGGACTACTGGAGGGAATACCAATGATATGATTGAATCATTAAGGATGACAGAGAAGAAGCTAATTAATCCAGCTGTTATGGTCACTCATATAGGCGGGCTTGATAGTGCCGCTGAAGCTACTTTAAAATTGCCAGATGCACCAGCAGGAAAAAAATTGATTTATACAAGTATCAATATGGAATTAACGGCGATTGCTGATTTTGCAGAACTGGGTAAAGAAAATCCCCATTATGCAAAACTAGCTGAAATAACCCAAAGAAATAAGGGATTATGGTGCACGGAAGCAGAAAAATACCTATTAGAAAATTGGAGTAAATAA
- a CDS encoding response regulator transcription factor produces the protein MKVLVVDDDEKILKVLVTYLNKEGYLTETAQDGLSAIAKVDKEKPDIVLLDVMLPGMDGWGVCKEIRRSSNVPIIMLTARVEEADRIIGLEIGADDYVTKPFSPREVIARIRAILRRVQPVEQKGEMQAVLQFGDLILQPHNHNVIVRGTTIELTPTEYKMLELFIEHPKQVFSRLQLIEKVQGYTFEGYERTVDSHIKNLRKKLGEPLGESPYIKTVYGVGYKLAGEQHA, from the coding sequence GTGAAGGTATTAGTCGTAGATGATGATGAAAAAATCTTAAAAGTATTAGTTACTTATTTGAATAAGGAAGGGTATTTAACAGAAACAGCACAGGATGGTTTATCAGCAATTGCTAAAGTTGATAAAGAAAAGCCAGATATAGTGTTACTGGACGTAATGTTACCTGGAATGGATGGCTGGGGTGTTTGCAAAGAAATTAGACGTAGCAGCAATGTGCCAATTATTATGCTGACAGCTAGGGTGGAGGAGGCTGACCGGATCATTGGTTTGGAGATCGGTGCCGATGACTATGTTACAAAACCCTTTAGCCCACGAGAGGTGATCGCCAGGATTAGGGCCATTCTTCGGAGGGTACAACCTGTAGAGCAGAAAGGAGAAATGCAGGCCGTGCTGCAGTTCGGAGATCTAATCTTGCAGCCTCATAACCATAATGTAATTGTAAGGGGAACAACCATAGAATTAACACCTACGGAATATAAGATGCTGGAATTATTTATAGAACATCCAAAACAAGTTTTTTCAAGGCTGCAATTGATTGAAAAAGTGCAGGGATATACCTTCGAAGGCTATGAGCGAACAGTTGATTCACATATAAAAAATCTGCGAAAAAAACTAGGTGAACCTCTTGGGGAATCTCCTTATATAAAAACCGTATATGGCGTCGGCTACAAATTGGCAGGTGAACAGCATGCGTAG
- a CDS encoding cell wall metabolism sensor histidine kinase WalK: protein MRSLLAKVTIIFFTTTTAVVVGLMLVVNFQVSSHFSRYLNMHEMHGMRNHGEMMSMMGGPEIQFISSLQHSLLFVVGAMLLIGLIVSYYLARSITIPMIELNKAVNDVAAGNLDASVIVNRQDEVGQLAMAFNAMTAKLKSNTILRQRFLAGVAHELRTPLTILKANLEGIGDGIIEADKEQIDSLTEEVDRLTKMVNDLRDLSLLETGQIHPECTAFDINSILRQVVSKMKSVAEEKGLALYLETNKIPPLWGDAAMVNQILYNLVINAIRYTSAGGKVTVTAIEEAGMAKISVIDTGIGISAEDQEHIFDYFYRVDPARTKKSGGTGLGLAIVKQLALAQGGQIHVTSTLGHGSSFSLVLPLKNS from the coding sequence ATGCGTAGTTTACTTGCTAAGGTAACGATTATCTTTTTTACCACAACGACAGCTGTTGTTGTTGGGTTAATGCTCGTCGTAAATTTCCAGGTATCATCTCATTTTAGTCGCTATTTGAATATGCATGAAATGCATGGAATGCGGAATCATGGAGAAATGATGTCCATGATGGGAGGGCCAGAAATACAATTTATTAGCTCCTTACAACACTCCTTGTTATTCGTTGTTGGCGCTATGCTACTGATAGGTCTTATTGTGAGTTATTATCTAGCCCGTAGTATTACAATACCCATGATTGAACTTAATAAGGCGGTTAATGACGTGGCGGCAGGTAATCTTGATGCTAGCGTGATAGTGAATCGTCAGGATGAGGTTGGACAACTGGCAATGGCATTTAATGCTATGACGGCAAAGTTGAAATCCAATACCATTCTTCGGCAACGCTTTTTGGCTGGGGTAGCTCATGAACTTCGTACGCCACTCACTATTTTAAAGGCGAATCTTGAAGGTATTGGTGATGGAATTATCGAGGCTGATAAGGAACAAATAGATTCTTTAACAGAAGAAGTAGATCGATTAACAAAGATGGTCAATGACTTAAGGGATCTCTCTTTATTAGAGACGGGACAAATCCATCCTGAATGCACAGCTTTTGATATTAATTCGATTTTGCGCCAAGTGGTGAGTAAAATGAAATCTGTAGCGGAGGAAAAAGGGCTCGCCCTTTACCTAGAAACAAATAAGATACCTCCCCTTTGGGGCGATGCTGCTATGGTTAATCAGATTTTGTATAATCTCGTAATCAATGCAATTCGGTACACAAGTGCAGGAGGTAAGGTTACTGTTACAGCAATTGAAGAGGCGGGTATGGCAAAAATAAGTGTAATTGATACGGGGATCGGAATTAGCGCAGAAGATCAGGAACATATTTTTGATTATTTTTATCGCGTCGATCCAGCGAGGACTAAAAAAAGTGGTGGTACGGGTCTTGGGCTTGCCATTGTCAAACAACTGGCCTTGGCCCAGGGAGGACAGATTCATGTAACAAGCACCTTAGGACATGGCAGCTCCTTTTCTTTGGTATTGCCCTTGAAAAATTCATGA